The Mesorhizobium loti DNA segment CGGGGCCGACATTGACCGAAGCGGCAAAGGGCACGAGGCCGAACTGCACCGGCTTGTCGACCTGCTTGATCATAACCGCCTGCTGGGCCAGCGTGTCGACCAGCTGCTTCGACGCAGTCTTGAGAAGATCGATGCGCTTTTGTCCAGAGCCGGTGCCGAGTGTGGTCATCGATCCGGAATTGTCGAGCACCAGGGCAACTTCCAACGTGTTCTTCAGCCGCACCTGGGAGGTGATGTTGAAGCTGATCCTCTGGTTCGCATCGGTCGCGGATTTGCCGACCATCTGGGCGAAGGCGGGATAGAAATAGGGCTTGTAGGCAAGCTGCGCCGTCATCGTGAGCAGGCCACCGCCGCTGGTGTTGCTCGGCAAGGTGACGTTGAGCGTCGTGCTGGCGGGATCGACATCGTTCAGGTTGGCATTGAAGAAATCGAGCGCATAGGCTCTCAACTGGTCGTCGGTCGCACCTTCCGTCAGCCGGCGCGCCGTGGCGAAGTTGGCGGCGTCGAGCGCATTCGTCACCATCTGCTTTTCGCGGTTCATTTCGGTGAAGTCGACCGCGATCGCCAGGCCGCCCATCAACGGCACCATCGCCACGACTGTCATAAGAGCATAGTTGCCGCGTCTGTCGCGGCGGAACTGGCGCCAGATTTCATGCATGTCTTGCAGCGGCCCCCGCCGGCGGATTCTCGATTGGCGCCAGCTTTTCACAAAACGCTGAAGGGCCGGTTTGGGAAACCGCTCTATTGCTCGGTCGGCGCTTCACCAACCGCTAACCATCCAACGGCCGCGGCCCTGATGCCGTCCAGAAAAACGTCTGCCGACGCAGGACTTGGGCATATCGGGCTGACAAATAACAGGGATAAGGCGGAGCTCATGGTCGTCCAGTCCAACTCTCATTGATCAATTGACGAGACCGTCAGGTGAAAGCTGGTGACAGCATGGATCGGTTCGGATAATTCGAACCCGCTGTGGCGAACCGTCGGCCGCGGCGCTCGCAACGCTCATATTGAAGGACACGGCATGGCGGATTCGCCTGAAATCGTCGGCTCGCTCGAAGACGTCTCGAAAGCCTATTCGGCAATTCTTTGCGATGTCTGGGGTGTCGTGCACAACGGCGAATGGCATTTTCCCGCGGCCGCGGCGGCGCTGGCCAAGGCGAGGGCAGCCGGTATTCCCGTTGTCCTCATCACCAACTCGCCCCGCCGCAACGCCGATGTCGTGGCTCAGATGAGCGCAATCGGCGTTCCGCCGTCAGCCTACGACCGTGTGGTGACCTCGGGCGACGTGACCCGTGACCTGATCGCGGAGGGCCCACGCAAGGTTTTCCACATCGGCGCCGACCGCGACCTGACCCTCTATGACGGCCTCGATGTCGATCTCGTCGAGGAATTCGAGGCCGCCGGCGTTGTCTGCACCGGGCTGTTCAACGACGAGGTCGAGAAGCCTGAGGATTATGCGGAAATGCTGCGCCGATTGCGGGCCAGGAACCTGCCGTTCATCTGCGCCAACCCCGATATCATGGTGGAGCGCGGCGAACGGATCATCTGGTGCGCCGGTGCCCTGGCGCGCGACTATGCCCAGCTCGGCGGCCGCACGCTGATCGCCGGAAAGCCCTACGCGCCTGTATATGACGTGGCGATGAAGGAGGTGGCGGAGCTGCTTGGCCGGCCGGTTGAACGTTCTCGGATATTGGCCATCGGCGACGGGATGATGACCGATGTGAAGGGCGCGGCCGACAATGGTTTCGACGTTCTCTATGTCTCCGGCGGCATTCATGCCCGCGACTACGGCGATGCATCCCGGCCGGATCCGGCAAAGCTCGGGCTCTTCCTGGAACGGCACGGCTATCGTCCGGTGGCCGTCATGGTCAGACTGCAGTAGGTGGCAATGGTAGCCTTCCAGCATCTCTCGGCAACCGCGCCGCTGCCCGCCGATCTGCGTGGCGGCGTTGTCGCGATCGGCAATTTCGATGGCGTCCACCGTGGTCATCAGGCGGTGCTCGAACGGGCGCTGGCCGAGGCTGTGCGGCGTGACGTGCCGGCCCTGGTGCTGAGCTTCGAACCGCATCCGCGAAAGGTCTTCAGGCCTGACATGCCGTTGTTCGTGCTGACGCCGCCGCCGATGAAGGCGCGGCTCTTGTCGTTGCTGGGCTTTGCCGCACTCGTCGAGCAGCCGTTCACGCGCGACTTCGCCGCGCTGTCGGCGGAAGCGTTCATCACCGACGTGCTGGAGAGGACGCTCGGTATCACCCACGCTGTGACTGGTTTCGATTTCCATTTCGGCAAGGACCGCCAGGGCGGACCGGCTTATCTGATGGCAGCCGGCGAACGCCATGGCTTTGGCGTCACGCTTGTCGACGCCTTTCGCGACGAGGGCGCCGAGGTGGTTTCATCGAGCCGGATCCGGGCCTTGCTCTGCGATGGCGAGGTGAGCGAGGCCGCCGGTCTGCTCGGCTATCGCTTCACGGTGGAGAGCGAGGTCGTCGGCGGCCAGCAACTCGGACGGACGCTCGGCTTTCCCACGGCGAATATGCGGCTTCCCGCGGAAGCCACCCTCAAGGAAGGGATCTATGCCGTCCGCTTCCGGCGCGCCGACGGCACGTTGCATGACGGCGTCGCCTCCTTCGGCCGCCGCCCGACCGTTGACGACAATGGCGCACCGCTTCTGGAAACCTTCGTCTTCGATTTTTCCGGCGATCTCTATGGCGAGACCTGTGAGGTCTCGTTCTTCGGCTTCCTGCGCAGCGAGATCAAATTCGACGGGCTCGATGCCTTGGTGGTGCAGATGAAGCGCGATGAAGCCGAAGCACGCGCGCTGCTTGCCAGCGTCAAGCCGCTATCCGGTCTGGACGCTTCGGTGGCGTTCTGAGCTACTTCTTCAGCGCAAGGCCGACCGCGATGAAGGTCCAGCCCTGGAAGATCAGGTCGATCGCCAGGAACAATCCGAGCACCCATAGGCTGTTGACCGGCCAACCCATGGCGATGATTAAGCCAGCAACCACGCTGATGATACCCGCCGCGACGATCCAGCCCCAGCCCTGTTGCGGGCGGTGACTGTAGCCGACCCAGACCCGCAGCGCGCCGGAAGCGACGAGCGCAACGGCCAGCAGGAAGGTCAGCACCGCCGAGGCCAGCAGCGGATTGTCGAAAGCGAAAAATCCGGCGACCGCGTAAAGCAGTCCGCTGAGCAGCCAGTAGAAGAAGCGGCCCCAGGTTTTGACCCCGAAAGCATGCATGATCTCGATGATGCCGGCCACCAGCATCAGCCAGCCGACGACATAGACGGAAGCCACCGTGGCGATGAACAGATTGCCGAAGGCAATGCCGCCGAGGATCAGCAGCAACACGCCCAGACCGACGAACCATCCCCATTTTGCTCGGGTCTCCCCGATCGCGTTCTTCAGTGTATCGCCGTGCAAGGTCATGTCGCCACCTCCGTCGAGGACCGCCAGCATGCAACGAAGTTAGCTCCGGTGCCTGTCCGCGTCCAGCCGGGGCGGCCCGATGGTGCAGCCAATTCGAGGCGGATGTCTCGGCCTTAAATCAAATTTTACCAAAGCCTCGTCAAAGCTGTCACCGAAGGACAGTTGTATCGTGTTAGTGGAGTGGCCATGAGTCCGGTCGGGAAGATTTCTGCAGCCTTGGCTACTTTAATGCTGGCCACGTCAGGCGCGGCCGAGGCCGGCGACGGCGCTTTCGGCTGGCTATCCGGCGACTGGTATCTGACGGTTGGCGCCACTGGCCTGATCGCGCCCAATTTCGAGGGCGGCAAGCAATACATGCTGAGTGCCCAGCCCATCATCTCCTTGGGCAAGGCGGGCCTCCAGGCACGCTTCACCTCGCGCAACGACAACATTTCGCTGGCGCTGGTCGATGACGGCAGCGTCCGCGCCGGCCTGACCGGCAAGTTCCTGTTCTCACGCGATGACGGCAATGCCGACGAGCTCAAGGGTCTCGATCCGGTCCGCTGGGGCGGCGAAGTCGGCGGCTTCTTCGAATTCTACCCGACGGACTGGATGCGCGCGCGCGCCGAGTTGCGGCATGGCATCCGTGCCCATAACGGCTTTGTCGCCGATATCGCCGCCGACGCCTTCTATGATGTGACGCCAACCGTCAGGATTTCGGGTGGTCCGCGCGTGTCCTTTGCCTCGGCCAACTATTTCGACGCTTATTATGGCGTCAACGCACAGGAAGCCGTGGCCTCGGGCCTGAGCCAATACAATCCCGGTAGCGGCCTGAAATCCGTCGGTCTCGGCGGCGCGGTGACCTGGAAGGTGACCGATCCGATGACCGCCAGCCTGTTTGGCGAATATTCACGCCTGGAAGGCCCGGCGGCCGATTCCAGCCTGGTCAGGGAGCGCGGCGACCGCAACCAGTTCATGGTCGGTGTGTCGACCACCTATCGCTTCGACTTCAAGATGTAAGCGAATCGAACGAGACGCTTTATTCCTGCGCCTATCTCCGCTAAAAGCCACGCCATGATGAGCTTTTCGCGCCTTTTCGCGATCGCGATACGAATTACTGGCCCGGTGTTCCGGGTGGCCTGAGCGCCGCCGGAGCCGCCGGGAGTTTCGCGCGCGCCCTCGCGCTTTTTCCAGATCATCGACGCATATCGCCCAAAAGTGGGTCCGGTTTTGGGAAAACGATATGCGTCAACCAAAGACTTCAACGCCCGGGCTTTGTGCCGACGGGTTACCCAGATGGCAGATCAATGACCGACACTGTTGAAACGATCGACTATTCCAAGACGCTTTACCTGCCGCAGACGGATTTCCCGATGCGCGCCGGCTTGCCCGAGAAGGAACCAGTGCTGGTCAAGCGCTGGCAGGACATGGACCTCTACCGCAAGCTGCGCGAGAGTGCCGCCGGCCGCACGAAATATGTGCTGCATGACGGCCCGCCCTACGCCAACGGCAACATCCATATCGGCCATGCGCTGAACAAGATCCTCAAGGATGTCATCACCCGCTCGTTCCAGATGCGCGGCTATGATTCCAACTATGTGCCCGGCTGGGACTGCCACGGCCTGCCAATCGAATGGAAGATCGAGGAGCAGTACCGCGCCAAGGGCAAGAACAAGGACGAGGTGCCGGTCAACGAGTTCCGCAAGGAATGCCGTGAATTCGCCGCGCACTGGATCTCGGTGCAGGGCGGCGAGTTCCAGCGGCTCGGCGTCATCGGCGACTTCAAGAACCCCTATACGACGATGGCCTTCCACGCGGAGTCGCGCATCGCCGGCGAATTGCTGAAATTCGCCATGTCGGGCCAGCTCTATCGCGGCTCGAAGCCGGTGATGTGGAGCGTCGTCGAGCGCACCGCATTGGCCGAGGCCGAGATCGAGTACCAGGACTATGAGTCCGATACGATCTGGGCGAAGTTTCCGGTGGCCAATCTCGTCGTTGCCAGTGTCGTGGATGGGCAGCCGGCGGAACTCAATCCGGACCTGAGCGGGCGGTCGCTGGATTTGCTGGATGCCCATGTCGTCATCTGGACGACGACGCCGTGGACCATCCCGGGCAACCGCGCCGTCAGCTATTCGCCGCGCGTCGCCTATGGGCTGTACGAGGTGACGGCGGCCGAGAATGCGTTTGGCCCGCAGCCGGGTGAGAAGCTGATCTTCGCCGACGCCCTTGCCGAGGACAGCCAGGCCAAGGCCAAGGTCACCTTGAAGCGCCTTCACGGCGTCAGCGCCGAACAGCTTGGAAATCTTGTGCTTTCGCACCCCTTCAAGGGTCTCGGCGGCGGCTACGAGTTCCCGGTGCCGATGATCGCGGGCGATCACGTGACCGACGATGCCGGTACCGGCTTCGTCCACACCGCGCCCAGCCATGGCCGCGAGGATTTCGACGCCTGGATGGACGCGGCGCCCCAATTGCGCGCACGTGGCGTTGATACCGTGATCCCCTTCACGGTCGACGATGCCGGCTTCTTCACCAAGGAGGCACCGGGCTTCGGGCCGGACCGCGAGGGCGGGGCCGCGCGTGTCATTGACGACAACGGCAAGAAGGGCAACGCCAACCAGGCGGTCATCGACGAGCTGATCAAGCGCAACGCGCTGTTCGCGCGCGGCCGCCTGAAGCACAGCTACCCGCATTCCTGGCGGTCGAAGAAGCCGGTCATCTTCCGCAACACGCCGCAATGGTTCGTCTACATGGACAAGGACCTCGGCGACGGCACGACGCTGCGCAGCCGCGCCTTGAAGGCCATCGACGACACGCGCTTCGTGCCGGCCGCCGGCCAGAACCGCATCCGCGCCATGATCGAGGAGCGCCCCGACTGGGTGCTGTCGCGCCAGCGCGCCTGGGGTGTGCCGATCGCCGTCTTCGCCGATGAGGACGGCAACGTGCTGAAGGACGAGGCGGTCAACCAACGTATCATGGACGCCTTCGAGGAAGAGGGCGCCGATGCCTGGTTCGCGGCGAACGCCAAGGAACGCTTCCTCGGCAACCATGATGCTTCCAAATGGAAGCAGGTGATGGACATCCTCGACGTCTGGTTCGATTCGGGCTCGACCCATGTCTTTACGCTGGAGGATCGGCCCGACCTGAAGTGGCCGGCCGACGTCTATCTCGAAGGCTCCGACCAGCATCGCGGCTGGTTCCACTCCTCGCTGCTCGAAAGCTGCGGCACCAGGGGCAGGGCGCCTTACGACACCGTCGTCACCCACGGCTTCACCATGGACGAAGACGGACGCAAGATGTCGAAGTCGCTTGGCAACACGGTGGTGCCGCAGGACGTCATCAAGCAGTCCGGCGCCGACATCCTGCGCCTGTGGGTGGTGACGACGGACTATTGGGAAGATCAGCGGCTCGGCAAGAACGTGCTGCAGACCAACATCGACGCCTACCGCAAACTGCGCAACACCATCCGCTGGATGCTGGGCACGCTCGCCCATGACGATGGCGAGACCGTGCCGCTGGAAGCGATGCCGGAGCTGGAGCGGCTGATGCTGCATCGGCTGGCCGAACTCGATGAGGTGGTGCGCCAGGGCTACGATGCCTTCGAGTTCAAGCGCGTCACCCGCGCGCTCATCGATTTCATGGTGGTCGAGCTGTCGGCCTTCTATTTCGACATCCGCAAGGACGCGCTCTACTGCGACGCACCGTCGAGCGTGAAACGCAAGGCCTCGGTTCAGGTGGTGCGCCATCTGTTCGAATGTCTGGTGAAATGGCTGGCGCCGATGCTGCCCTTCACCATGGAAGAGGCCTGGCTCGACCGGCATCCCGATGCCGTGTCGGTGCATCTCGACCAGTTTCCGGAAATCCCGGCGGGCTGGAAGAATGAGGCGCTGGCGGAAAAATGGCGCAAGGTCAGGCAGGTGCGCCGCGTCGTCACCGGCGCGCTCGAGATTGCGCGTGCCCAGAAGGTGATCGGCTCCTCGCTGGAGGCGGTGCCGGTCGTCACCATCAACGACGCGACGCTCGAGGCAGCGATAGCGGACGTCGACATGGCCGAGATGGCGATCACCAGCGATCTCGTCATTGTCCGAGGCAAGGTGCCGGAAGGCGCCTTCACGCTCGACGATGTCAAGGGCGTCGCCGTTGTTGTCGAGAAGGCGGAGGACCGCGGCCTGGTCAAATGCGCGCGTTCCTGGCGCTACACGGCCGATGTCGGACAGGATCCTGCATTTCCCGATGTCTCGGCGCGCGACGCCGCCGTGCTGCATGAGCTGAAGGCGCTCAGCCGGCTTTAGGTGCATGTCGTCCAAAAGCATGCCCTCGGGGCCTGACCCTAGGGTGTGCCGCGGTTTTAGGAAAACGACATCCACCCGATCAATAGTGCACAAATGCCACGCCGGGCGGTGCAAATCCGCCCGTGCGTTGCCCTTAACGAGTGGTTGAGGTAAACACGCGAAACTCCGGAAGACAAATTGTCGCCGGATTTCCGTCGCAAGTGCTTGGACGATGGGGATCGGTCATAAGACCGGTGGCGATCGAGAGGCTGTCTAGAGTGGGACTTTTTGGCATGACCGAGAGATATAACGCGCGCCTTGCGCTGCTGGCGCCGCTTTTCGCATCGGGCCTTGCTTTATCCGGCTGCATGGGTTCTCCGACCTACGGAACCGATAAGACCGCGGCCGAACAGCTGGCCGGCGATCTCACCGGCGCCGTTTCCTTCGCGCCCAAACACAAGGACCCGATCGACTACAAGCCGCGCCCCACCTTGGTGAAGCCAGCTCCCGGACAGAAGGACGCGCTGCCTGCACCGCAGGAAAGCATCGAAACGGCAAGCGCCGAATGGCCCGAATCGCCCGAGCAGCGCCGCGCGCGGCTGCGCGCTGACGCCACGGCCCACCAGAATGATCCGAGCTATCAGGCTGAGATCGTCGATGATGTGCAGACCGATCCGGCCTCGGTGAAAAAGGCGATGGCGGATTCAGGCTCCAGCCACCCGCCGGCATGGACGCCCGCGGACTCCGACAAGGGCCGCGCCGCCGAAATCCAGCGTCGTCTTGCAGAGGGCAAACAGGGCGATCCCAACACCCGCAAATACCTGAGCGAACCACCCTTGGCCTACCGTGTCGCGTCCGACACAGCGCCGCAGAACGAACTCGGCGAGGACGAATACAAGAAGGAGCGCCGCCTGAAGAAGCAGGCGGAAGGCAAGAAGGGCTGGTTTGACTGGTTGCCGTCCCTCTAAGAACGGCCACGCCGCCCCCTTACGGAGGGGCATGGCGTGGTTCAGTCACGACGTTCCTTGAAAAAATCCTTCAGCAGCAGGGCCGCTTCGGTCTCGCCCATGCCCGGATAGACGTCTGGCGTATGGTGGCAAGTCGGCGAGGCGAAGAAGCGTACGCCATTGACGACCGCACCGCCCTTTTCGTCGGCGGCGCCGAAGTAAAGCCGGCGCAACCTGGCGAAGGAAATGGCGCCGGCACACATCGCGCAAGGCTCCAGCGTCACATAGAGATCGTGGCCGGTGAGCCGTTCGGCCGAGAGTTTCCCACAGGCTTCGCGGATCACCAACATCTCGGCATGCGCCGTCGGATCGGCAAGCTCGCGGGTGCGGTTGCCGGCTTTTGCAAGGACCGTGCTGCCGCTGGCGATGACGGCGCCGACCGGCACTTCGCCGCGCAAGCCAGCCGCTTCGGCCTCTTTTAGCGCCAGCGCCATGAAATCCGGCCGCTTCACGCTGGTTCCATTCCTATTATCTCCTCGCCACTCCAGGCTTTTGGTTTTCGTTTGTCTTTTCGGGAAAACCAGTCTCCACTTTTCGCTGACAAACTCTGATGATCCTGTTTTTCAGGGAAAACCGGTTTCCACTTTTCCCTGACAAACTCTGGCGATCCTGTTATTGAGCGCATCAACCCGAAAATCGGACTCGATTTTCGGAAATGATCATGCGCCAAATCAAAGTGCACCAGCGTTCGTTGCGCGCCCGAAAGGATGCGCCACGCTGTAGCAGCGCAAACGGACAAAGGCCACATGGACGACAACGACAAGAAATCTCCGCGCCAAAAAGGCCCGGGCAAGAAACCTGCGGCTCCGCGAGGCGGCGGCAAGCCATCCTTCGGCGCCAAGAAACCTTACGCGCCGCGCGGCGATCGGCCGATGGCCGCCGAGGGCGAACGCCCAAAGCGCGACTTCAAGGGCGGCGACAAGCCGTTCAGCAAGGGGCCACGCCCAGCGGGCAAGCCCTATGAAAAGCGCGAAGGGCCACGCAAGCCCTACGCGCCGCGCGGCGACCGTCCGATGGCGGCCGAAAGCGAGCGCAAGCCCTATGAGAAGCGCGAAGGACCGCGCAAGCCCTACGCGCCGCGTGGCGACCGTCCGATGGCGGCCGAAGGCGAGCGCAAGCCCTATGAGAAGCGCGAAGGACCGCGCAAGCCCTACGCGCCGCGCGGCGACCGCCCGGTTGCCGCTTCGGCGGAGGGTGGTGAAAAGCGTTTCGACCGTCCCAAGCGTGATTTCGGCGATCGTCCGAAGCGTGACTTTTCTGACCGTCCCAAGCGCGACTTCAGTGATCGCCCGAAGCGTGACTTCGGTGATCGGCCGCAAGCGGCATCGGGCGGCGGCTTCAAGCCGCGCCCACGGCCCGCCGAGGCCACGGAAGAGGCCGGCGAGCGCATCGCCAAGCGGTTGGCGCGCGCCGGCCTTGCCTCGCGCCGCGACGCCGAGGAATTGATTGCGGCCGGCCGCGTCAAGGTCAACGGTCGTGCTCTGACTTCGCCGGCTTTCAATGTCATGCCTGGCGACATCATCCATCTCGACGGCATGGAGATCCCGCCGATCGAACGCACGCGCCTGTTCCTGTTCCACAAGCCGGCCGGCGTCGTCACCACCAACCGCGATCCCGAGGGCCGCAAGACGGTCTTCGACGTGCTGCCGGCCGAATTGCCGCGGCTGATGACCATTGGCCGGCTCGACATCAACACCGAAGGCCTGCTGCTGCTCACCAATGATGGCGGCCTGTCGCGCGTGCTAGAACTGCCGGCCACCGGCTGGCTGCGCCGCTACCGCGTGCGCGTCCACGGCAAGGTCGAGGAAAGCGCGCTCGCCGGCCTGCGTGAAGGCATTGCCGTCGACGGCGTCTTCTATGGCGCCATCGAGGCCAGCCTCGACCGCGAGCAGGGCTCCAATGCCTGGCTGACGATCGGTCTGCGCGAAGGCAAGAACCGTGAGGTCAGGAACATCCTCGGTGCGCTCGGCCTCGACGTGACGCGGCTGATCCGCATCTCCTACGGCCCATTCCAGCTCGAGGATCTTCCCGAGGGCCATGTGCTGGAGATCAAGGGCCGCGTGCTGCGCGACCAACTGGGCGAGCGCCTGGTGGAGGAATCCGGCGCCAATTTCGACGCCGAGATAACAAAGCCGTTTTCCAACAAGCCGGTGCGGCGCACTGAAGTTCGCGAACCAGAACCCGAACGGCCGAAATTCACACGCGACGGCGAGCGCCGGCCGATCGGCGAGGGCGGGCTGATCAAGAACCGCAAGCGCCGCGAAGGCAGCCGCGATGAGGCACTCGGCAAGTTGTCGACCAGTCCCGACAGAGCCGAGAGGCCGGAAAAGAGCTTTGGCGAACGCGGCCCGAGGCCCGAACGCGGCGGCTTTGGCGACAAACCCCGTGGCAGTTTCGGCGACAAGCCGCGTGGTGGCTTCGGCGACAAGCCTCGCGGTGGTTTTGGCGGCAAGAAAACCGAGCGCGAGCAGCGGCCGATCGAGCCGCCCGGCCAGCGCAAGGCCAATGTCTGGATGGCGCCCGGTGCTAGGCCGATCGGCAAGGGCAGGGCGGAAGCCGACGCCGCCAAGGCGGCGGACGCCAAGGCGCGCAAGGCCTCGTTCAAGCCGTCCTATGGCAAGCCCGCTGGCAAACCGGGCGGCGCGAAGCCGTTCGGCAAGCCACGTGGCGAGCGTCCGGCCGGTGGCGGTGAACGGCCGCGCGGCGGCCCCAAGGGTCCCCGCACAAGATGAGAATCGTCGGCGGTGAGTTTCGTGGGCGTCCGCTGGCGACGCCCCGCAGCAGCGCCATCCGTCCGACGACCGACCGCACCCGCGAGGCCGTCTTCAACGTGCTGGCGCATCGCTTTGCCGAGCATTTGGACGGCGCGCGCGTGCTGGACCTGTTTGCCGGCACCGGCGCGCTTGGTCTGGAAGCGCTGTCGCGCGGCGCGTCCTATGGCGTCTTCATCGAGGAATCGGCCGAAGGCCGCGGCCTGATCCGCGACAATGTCGAGGCCTTTGGCCTGACCGGACGCACCAAGATTTTTCGCCGCGACGCCACCGGCCTTGGCGAGGCGGGCACGCTGGCGCCATTCGGTCTCGTCTTCGCCGACCCGCCCTATGGCAAGGGACTTGGCGAGCGCGCCTTGCAGTCGGCGAAGGCCGGCGGCTGGCTGCGGCCCGGCGCGCTGTGCGTGGTCGAGGAGACCGCGGCGGTTCCCTTCGAGCCGGGCCCAAGCTTTGCCGTGCTGGATGAGCGCAACTATGGCGAGACCATCATCCGTTTCATCGAGGCTGCCTGATACGCCTGCGTTGCGGCGGCCTCTTTGCCGCCGCCTTTGCCGGCAACAACAATTCACTTTGCTTGTCGCCTGCACCTTGCCCTATCGTCGTACCCAAGCAATTCCAGGAAAAGTGTTATGCGGTTTTCCGTCCGGAATTGCGTCAGAACAAAGAGACAGAGCAGTTCAGCGTTTCCGTGAAACGGTGAACTGCTCTACAAACCGGAGCCATTGATGACATTTCAGGCTGAATGGCTGCAGGGAACACTGCTGGCAACGTCGCTGGCCTTCACGCTCACCGGCTCCGCGCTGGCAGATAGCGCCGTGCCGCCCAACACCAAGTCGGCCGAGTTCAAGGTGACGGATTTCCTGCTCGACAACGGCATGGAGGTGGTCGTCATCCCTGATCACCGCGCGCCAATCGTCACCCATATGGTGTGGTACAAGATCGGCAGTGCCGACGAGCCGCCCGGCAAATCCGGCATCGCCCATTTCTTCGAACATCTGATGTTCAAGGCGACGACACATCATGCGGCCGGCGAGTTCGACCGCGCCGTCTCCGACATTGGCGGCTCCAACAACGCTTTCACCTCCTACGACTACACCGCTTTCCACGAGACGGTGGCGCCGTCGGCGCTCGAGCAGATGATGGGCTTCGAGGCCGACCGCATGCGCAACCTCATCCTCACCGACGATGTCATCAAGACCGAGCGCGATGTCATCCTCGAGGAGCGCCGCTCGCGCATCGACAACAATCCGCAGGCGGTGCTCGACGAGGAAGTCGATGCCACGCTCTGGCAAAACCAGCCCTATCGCATCCCCGTCATCGGCTGGATGCAGGAGATGGAACAGCTGAACCGCATCGACGCCACCGCCTTCTATGACAAATACTATCGGCCCAACAACGCCGTGCTCATCGTGGCCGGCGATGTCGAACCCGCCATGGTCAAGGCGCTGGCCGAAAAAACCTATGGCAAGGTAGCGCGCGGCCCGAACCTGCCGCCGCGCATCCGCCCGGTCGAGCCGGAGCAGAACACCAAACGCACCGTCACGCTCTCCGACGCCCGCGTCAGTGTGCCGAGTTTCTCGACGCAATGGGTGGTGCCATCCTACCACACCGCCAAGCCGGGCGAGGCCGAAGCGCTTGACCTCCTGGCCGAAATCCTCGGCGGCGGCAACCGCAGCCGGCTCTACCAGGCCCTGGTCGTCCAGCAAGGCATCGCTTCCAGCGCCGGTGCGTATTTCCAGGG contains these protein-coding regions:
- a CDS encoding RNA-binding S4 domain-containing protein; amino-acid sequence: MRHAVAAQTDKGHMDDNDKKSPRQKGPGKKPAAPRGGGKPSFGAKKPYAPRGDRPMAAEGERPKRDFKGGDKPFSKGPRPAGKPYEKREGPRKPYAPRGDRPMAAESERKPYEKREGPRKPYAPRGDRPMAAEGERKPYEKREGPRKPYAPRGDRPVAASAEGGEKRFDRPKRDFGDRPKRDFSDRPKRDFSDRPKRDFGDRPQAASGGGFKPRPRPAEATEEAGERIAKRLARAGLASRRDAEELIAAGRVKVNGRALTSPAFNVMPGDIIHLDGMEIPPIERTRLFLFHKPAGVVTTNRDPEGRKTVFDVLPAELPRLMTIGRLDINTEGLLLLTNDGGLSRVLELPATGWLRRYRVRVHGKVEESALAGLREGIAVDGVFYGAIEASLDREQGSNAWLTIGLREGKNREVRNILGALGLDVTRLIRISYGPFQLEDLPEGHVLEIKGRVLRDQLGERLVEESGANFDAEITKPFSNKPVRRTEVREPEPERPKFTRDGERRPIGEGGLIKNRKRREGSRDEALGKLSTSPDRAERPEKSFGERGPRPERGGFGDKPRGSFGDKPRGGFGDKPRGGFGGKKTEREQRPIEPPGQRKANVWMAPGARPIGKGRAEADAAKAADAKARKASFKPSYGKPAGKPGGAKPFGKPRGERPAGGGERPRGGPKGPRTR
- a CDS encoding methyltransferase, whose amino-acid sequence is MRIVGGEFRGRPLATPRSSAIRPTTDRTREAVFNVLAHRFAEHLDGARVLDLFAGTGALGLEALSRGASYGVFIEESAEGRGLIRDNVEAFGLTGRTKIFRRDATGLGEAGTLAPFGLVFADPPYGKGLGERALQSAKAGGWLRPGALCVVEETAAVPFEPGPSFAVLDERNYGETIIRFIEAA
- a CDS encoding protease, which codes for MTFQAEWLQGTLLATSLAFTLTGSALADSAVPPNTKSAEFKVTDFLLDNGMEVVVIPDHRAPIVTHMVWYKIGSADEPPGKSGIAHFFEHLMFKATTHHAAGEFDRAVSDIGGSNNAFTSYDYTAFHETVAPSALEQMMGFEADRMRNLILTDDVIKTERDVILEERRSRIDNNPQAVLDEEVDATLWQNQPYRIPVIGWMQEMEQLNRIDATAFYDKYYRPNNAVLIVAGDVEPAMVKALAEKTYGKVARGPNLPPRIRPVEPEQNTKRTVTLSDARVSVPSFSTQWVVPSYHTAKPGEAEALDLLAEILGGGNRSRLYQALVVQQGIASSAGAYFQGTMLDDTNFTVYGAPRGDAKLADVEAAVDAEVARIASGGVTADELEKAKDRYVRSMVFARDKQDSMAEIYGSTLATGGNVQDVQQWPDRIRKVTADEIKAVAARYLVLACSTTGYLLPQQQAGN